In Salinibacterium sp. NK8237, the following proteins share a genomic window:
- a CDS encoding FMN-binding protein produces MRTRTMLAGILAAGSVLIVSHQAGMRVVTSDGTSLTAPIDPTPAITPSVVITPEEAVLDLVDGTYTGSRINTRFGDVQVAVTVSAGIITEVAALTLADKYSRSDQTSNKTAPILRAEVIESQSAQVSHVSGATYTSQAYLESVQSALDQAAS; encoded by the coding sequence GTGAGAACCCGAACAATGCTGGCGGGCATCCTGGCGGCAGGAAGCGTGCTGATCGTCAGTCACCAAGCAGGCATGAGAGTTGTCACGAGCGACGGCACGTCGTTGACGGCTCCAATCGATCCAACACCAGCTATCACTCCGAGCGTGGTGATCACGCCAGAAGAGGCCGTGTTAGATCTCGTTGACGGGACATATACCGGATCACGCATCAACACTCGTTTCGGCGACGTTCAAGTCGCCGTGACAGTCTCAGCCGGCATCATCACCGAGGTTGCGGCTCTCACCCTGGCCGACAAATACAGTCGCTCTGACCAGACCAGCAACAAAACGGCACCGATTCTGCGTGCAGAAGTTATCGAGTCGCAGTCTGCTCAGGTCTCCCACGTGAGCGGTGCGACCTACACGAGTCAGGCCTACCTTGAGTCGGTGCAATCGGCACTCGACCAAGCTGCTTCCTGA